A stretch of Brassica rapa cultivar Chiifu-401-42 chromosome A08, CAAS_Brap_v3.01, whole genome shotgun sequence DNA encodes these proteins:
- the LOC103833112 gene encoding probable E3 ubiquitin-protein ligase RHG1A, whose amino-acid sequence MQGERASIGSLSETMNFEHGSTSSNPVAEQQILWDNDLQNYMSSAAAVDTNTTMSNAVYHEPRDLHRFNLGEGSSSGTKNEAPSSHSEQWMQMGRFEERRNDKLELNPLFMQQPSSTGNRVVRDVNLNAEYIERAEDMNPVTGQGNVAENSARAGCKRKAVDAGIGQSSSSVGAFHRGESSSSWVSGPSFYNHNNDLNISLNHAPRALVPNLSPSPSPAISSRNFSFGANPTAQQPVFVRQPVPPSMSAPGHVQPVVDQQLMDMRYRHPFSNVTPLNPNASAPSMPPRNMIPPFQWSGNPVAAAGSSAPVDRNALRPGQSRLRSNMLANPLFVPAPPEPRNLAHGHVASASVQPPASSPTWAPYQNQSPHNQRRLSEHRRRSLISSLLTNQRAAAAAAARSMVPPPAPDHHGVHPGGDNNFQTLNQAYSRAVPRQGQTAVGVPHSLRGLASTSRGRSRPSASEIRNVLDHMRRTGNLRVEDFMLLNQTMMLGVADVHDRHRDMRLDVDDMTYEELLSLEERIGDVCTGLNEETISNRLKQRKYNSGTKSTQEVEPCCVCQEEYKEGEEMGVLECGHDFHSQCIKEWLKRKNLCPICKTTGLNTVEKSSK is encoded by the exons ATGCAGGGAGAGAGGGCAAGTATCGGTTCTTTATCAGAGACAATGAACTTTGAGCATGGTTCTACATCTAGCAACCCTGTGGCAGAACAGCAGATTCTTTGGGATAATGATCTGCAGAACTACATGAGTTCAGCTGCTGCTGTTGATACAAACACTACTATGTCAAACGCAGTGTATCATGAGCCACGTGACTTGCACAGGTTTAACCTTGGTGAAGGTAGCTCTAGTGGTACAAAGAACGAAGCCCCTAGTAGTCACAGCGAGCAATGGATGCAAATGGGACGTTTTGAGGAAAGAAGAAACGACAAGCTAGAGTTGAACCCTTTGTTTATGCAGCAACCGTCTAGTACTGGAAACCGAGTTGTGCGTGATGTCAATCTGAATGCAGAGTATATTGAGCGTGCTGAGGATATGAATCCAGTCACAGGTCAAGGTAACGTAGCAGAGAACAGTGCTAGAGCTGGTTGTAAAAGAAAAGCTGTTGATGCTGGCATTGGCCAGTCATCATCATCAGTCGGAGCTTTCCACCGTGGAGAGAGCAGTTCATCTTGGGTGTCAGGTCCTTCGTTTTATAATCATAATAATGATTTGAACATATCTCTTAACCATGCTCCAAGAGCGTTGGTTCCAAATCTGTCTCCTTCTCCTTCCCCTGCCATCTCCAGCAGAAACTTCTCTTTCGGGGCTAATCCCACTGCTCAACAACCAGTTTTTGTCAGACAACCAGTTCCTCCATCCATGAGCGCGCCAGGACATGTACAACCTGTTGTAGATCAACAGCTAATGGACATGAGATATAGACATCCTTTTAGCAATGTTACTCCTCTAAACCCAAATGCTTCTGCTCCTAGTATGCCTCCAAGAAACATGATACCACCATTTCAATGGAGTGGGAACCCAGTAGCAGCCGCTGGATCATCTGCTCCCGTTGACCGAAACGCCCTTCGTCCAGGTCAGTCCAGGCTAAGAAGCAACATGCTAGCTAATCCTTTGTTTGTTCCAGCTCCTCCTGAACCGAGGAATCTCGCCCACGGTCATGTTGCATCGGCAAGTGTTCAGCCACCAGCTTCGAGTCCAACATGGGCTCCTTACCAGAACCAGTCGCCACATAATCAAAGAAGATTATCTGAACATCGTCGTAGGTCGTTGATTTCTTCCCTTCTTACAAACCAGagagctgctgctgctgctgctgctcgtTCCATGGTCCCCCCTCCCGCTCCGGATCATCATGGGGTTCATCCTGGGGGCGATAACAACTTTCAGACACTTAATCAGGCATACTCGAGAGCAGTACCAAGGCAAGGACAAACTGCTGTTGGCGTTCCTCATTCTTTGCGTGGCTTGGCATCCACAAGTCGAGGAAGAAGCAGACCTTCTGCATCTGAG atcCGCAATGTTTTGGATCATATGCGTAGGACGGGGAACTTGCGCGTGGAG GATTTTATGCTTCTCAATCAGACGATGATGCTAGGTGTAGCTGATGTTCATGACCGGCATAGAGACATGCGCCTTGATGTTGACGACATGACATATGAG GAGTTGTTGTCTCTAGAAGAGAGGATTGGAGATGTTTGTACCGGTCTTAATGAAGAAACCATATCAAACCGGTTGAAGCAAAGGAAATACAATAGTGGTACCAAATCTACACAAGAAGTAGAACCATGCTGTGTTTGTCAG GAGGAATacaaggaaggagaagaaatgggGGTGCTGGAATGTGGGCATGACTTCCATAGCCAATGCATCAAAGAATGGCTGAAGAGGAAGAATCTTTGCCCAATCTGCAAAACAACAGGGTTAAACACTGTTGAGAAGTCGAGCAAATAA